The following are encoded together in the Xanthomonas vesicatoria ATCC 35937 genome:
- a CDS encoding LysR family transcriptional regulator, with the protein MDAFVRVARAGGFREAAKSAGGSASNFSDAIKRLESWLGVRLFNRTTRSVVLTDAGKALLARVEPALIELDGAKDVMSAFRNTPTGTLRLNVPITAATLVMPQIIPPFMAAHPDINVEILTEESFVDVVAAGCDAGIRYGERLQQDMVAIPIGPRVQRSATAAAPKYLDRRGRPTHPRELVDHDCIRGRFPSGAIADWEFERHGEVITIVPRGQLLVEIGGGVELAIQSAIAGSGIIYLFEQWLQPHLDSGALEPVLQPWWQPFPGPYLYYPNRNLTPPPLRAFIEFVKALPD; encoded by the coding sequence ATGGACGCGTTTGTGCGCGTTGCGCGGGCCGGCGGCTTTCGCGAGGCGGCCAAGAGTGCCGGCGGCAGCGCTTCCAACTTCAGCGATGCCATCAAGCGCCTGGAATCCTGGCTCGGCGTGCGGCTGTTCAACCGCACCACACGCAGTGTCGTGCTGACCGACGCGGGCAAGGCCTTGCTGGCCCGCGTCGAGCCTGCCTTGATCGAACTGGACGGCGCCAAGGATGTCATGAGCGCGTTCCGCAACACGCCCACGGGAACGCTTCGGCTCAATGTGCCGATCACTGCCGCCACCCTGGTGATGCCGCAGATCATCCCGCCATTCATGGCGGCGCACCCGGATATCAACGTGGAGATCCTGACCGAAGAAAGCTTCGTCGACGTGGTCGCCGCCGGCTGCGATGCGGGCATCCGCTACGGCGAGCGGCTGCAGCAGGACATGGTGGCCATCCCGATCGGCCCACGCGTGCAACGTAGCGCCACGGCGGCGGCGCCGAAGTATCTGGACCGACGCGGCCGGCCGACGCACCCCCGCGAGCTGGTCGATCACGATTGCATCCGTGGCCGCTTCCCAAGCGGAGCGATTGCCGATTGGGAATTCGAGCGCCATGGCGAAGTGATCACCATTGTTCCGCGCGGGCAACTGCTGGTGGAAATCGGCGGAGGCGTGGAGCTTGCCATCCAGTCGGCGATTGCAGGCAGCGGGATCATCTATCTGTTCGAGCAATGGCTACAGCCGCACCTGGATTCCGGCGCGCTGGAGCCCGTGCTACAGCCCTGGTGGCAGCCGTTTCCAGGGCCGTACCTGTACTACCCCAATCGCAATCTCACCCCGCCGCCGCTGCGCGCGTTCATCGAGTTCGTCAAGGCACTGCCCGACTGA
- the tssK gene encoding type VI secretion system baseplate subunit TssK has protein sequence MHNNKVVWSEGLFLRPQHLQQQERYLERYVDLRAARLRPYAWGVSELEWETDLLAVGKLGLRRARGVFADGTPFAMPGDDPLPVALEVDPNCRDQIVYLTLPLRVPAQPELGRPESPADQLFRYRVRETESGDASGSTSEAVLMEVGGLSTRLLPQSQPLDGLDRIAVARIIESRSDRQVILDPHFIPSAMVCQAAARLTTFLTELLGLLHQRGEALAARVTLTDRGGAADIADFLLLQVVNRWQPQITHWAAAPLVHPEELFRALVALAGELSTFTAPGKRPPAWPAYRHEAQQDSFEPVIGALRSSLSAVLEQTATPLPMQARKFGVWVAMVPDPSLLDSAAFVLAAKADMPSEELRRQLPAHAKIGPVEQIRDLVNLQLPGIVATPMAVAPRQIPYHAGYLYFEFDKSAALWRTLKTSGGIAFHFGSEFAGLDLQLWAIRS, from the coding sequence ATGCACAACAACAAGGTCGTGTGGAGCGAGGGGTTGTTTCTGCGCCCGCAGCATCTGCAGCAGCAGGAGCGCTACCTGGAGCGCTATGTGGATCTGCGTGCGGCGCGGTTGCGGCCGTATGCGTGGGGCGTGAGCGAGCTGGAATGGGAGACTGATCTGCTGGCGGTGGGCAAGCTGGGACTACGCCGGGCGCGCGGTGTGTTTGCCGACGGCACGCCGTTTGCGATGCCCGGCGACGACCCGCTGCCGGTGGCGCTGGAGGTGGACCCCAACTGCCGCGATCAGATCGTGTATCTCACGCTGCCCCTGCGGGTGCCCGCGCAGCCGGAACTGGGTCGCCCGGAATCGCCGGCCGATCAGCTGTTCCGCTACCGCGTGCGTGAGACCGAAAGTGGCGATGCGTCCGGCAGCACCAGCGAGGCGGTGCTGATGGAGGTCGGTGGGCTGAGCACGCGGCTGCTGCCGCAATCGCAGCCACTGGACGGCTTGGACCGCATCGCAGTGGCGCGCATCATCGAGTCGCGCTCGGACCGTCAGGTGATCCTGGACCCGCACTTCATTCCCAGTGCGATGGTATGCCAGGCCGCCGCAAGGTTGACCACGTTCCTGACCGAACTGCTCGGCTTGTTGCATCAGCGCGGTGAGGCGCTGGCGGCGCGGGTCACGCTGACCGATCGCGGCGGCGCTGCCGATATCGCCGATTTCCTGCTGCTGCAAGTGGTCAACCGCTGGCAGCCGCAGATTACGCATTGGGCTGCCGCACCGTTGGTGCATCCGGAAGAATTGTTCCGCGCGCTGGTGGCGCTGGCCGGCGAACTCAGCACCTTTACCGCGCCGGGCAAGCGCCCGCCGGCATGGCCGGCCTATCGGCACGAGGCGCAGCAGGACAGCTTCGAGCCAGTGATCGGTGCGCTGCGCTCCAGCCTGAGCGCGGTGCTCGAACAGACTGCAACCCCGTTGCCGATGCAGGCGCGCAAGTTCGGCGTGTGGGTGGCGATGGTGCCCGACCCGAGCTTGCTGGACAGCGCCGCGTTCGTGCTTGCCGCAAAGGCCGACATGCCCAGCGAAGAACTGCGCCGGCAGTTGCCTGCGCACGCCAAGATCGGGCCGGTGGAGCAGATCCGCGATCTGGTCAACCTGCAGTTGCCCGGCATCGTGGCAACGCCCATGGCGGTGGCGCCGCGGCAGATTCCGTACCACGCCGGCTACCTGTATTTCGAGTTCGACAAGAGCGCCGCGTTGTGGCGAACGTTGAAGACTTCCGGCGGCATCGCATTCCACTTCGGCAGCGAATTCGCCGGGCTGGACCTGCAACTGTGGGCGATCCGGAGTTGA
- a CDS encoding tetratricopeptide repeat protein, with amino-acid sequence MQPARHATARMHTDLDALLHSAIQAHRAGKLDQAAQAYAQLLEVQPGHAQALHYHGVLLHQQGKSAAAVAAISQALQLAPAHPDACNNLGNVHRECGRLSDAEQCYRNALALQPAHADALANLAAVLEAQRRHEEAFLTYAALLHTYPESAHGHYLLGLFLRNNAQDAEHLQQSVGCLQQACTLLSDHLPAREALGTGLYLLGEHVQAQQVYRDWLARDPGNAVAAHMLAACGGTVAPPRASDTYVRELFDGFADSFDEQLVCNLDYRAPHCILKALQARLHAPAATLDILDAGCGTGLCAPLLRPYASHLAGVDLSPGMVAKARARGGYDALEVAELTAYLQAHPQRWDVIGSADTLVYFGALHPVLTAAAAALRPGGVIVFTVEALDAAGDVVRLDASGRYQHSQAHIEAALLGAGLRLIDLQADVLRSERGQPVHGWVVTARTPRQA; translated from the coding sequence ATGCAGCCTGCCCGCCACGCGACCGCCCGGATGCACACCGACCTGGACGCTTTACTGCACAGCGCGATACAGGCGCATCGCGCCGGCAAGCTCGACCAGGCGGCGCAGGCCTACGCCCAGCTGCTGGAGGTGCAGCCCGGCCATGCGCAGGCGCTGCATTACCACGGCGTGTTGCTGCATCAGCAGGGCAAGAGCGCAGCGGCGGTGGCGGCCATCAGCCAGGCATTGCAGCTGGCGCCGGCACATCCGGATGCCTGCAACAACCTGGGCAACGTGCACCGCGAATGCGGCCGGCTGAGCGATGCCGAGCAGTGCTATCGCAATGCGCTTGCACTGCAACCGGCGCATGCCGATGCGCTGGCCAATCTGGCCGCCGTGCTGGAAGCGCAGCGCCGCCATGAAGAAGCCTTCCTGACCTACGCTGCATTGCTGCACACCTATCCCGAATCGGCGCATGGGCATTATTTGCTCGGCTTGTTCCTGCGCAACAACGCGCAGGACGCCGAGCATTTGCAGCAGTCGGTCGGATGCCTGCAACAGGCCTGCACGCTGTTATCGGACCATTTGCCTGCGCGCGAGGCATTGGGCACCGGGCTGTATCTGTTGGGCGAGCACGTGCAGGCGCAACAGGTGTATCGCGACTGGCTGGCGCGCGACCCGGGCAATGCCGTGGCCGCGCACATGTTGGCGGCCTGTGGCGGAACCGTGGCGCCGCCGCGCGCTTCCGACACGTATGTACGCGAGCTGTTCGACGGCTTTGCCGACAGCTTCGACGAGCAACTGGTGTGCAACCTCGATTACCGCGCACCCCACTGCATACTGAAGGCGCTGCAAGCCCGCCTGCATGCACCCGCTGCAACCTTGGACATCCTCGATGCCGGCTGTGGTACCGGCTTGTGCGCACCGCTGCTGCGGCCGTATGCATCTCACCTCGCCGGGGTGGATCTGTCGCCGGGCATGGTGGCCAAGGCACGGGCCCGAGGTGGCTACGATGCGCTGGAGGTGGCCGAACTCACCGCCTATCTGCAGGCGCACCCGCAGCGCTGGGATGTGATCGGGTCGGCCGACACGCTGGTGTATTTCGGCGCACTGCACCCGGTGCTCACCGCCGCTGCCGCTGCGTTGCGGCCCGGTGGCGTGATCGTTTTCACCGTGGAAGCGCTGGATGCAGCGGGCGATGTGGTGCGCCTGGATGCCAGCGGGCGTTACCAACACAGCCAGGCGCATATCGAAGCAGCGTTGCTGGGGGCCGGACTGCGCTTGATCGATCTGCAGGCCGATGTGCTGCGTAGCGAACGCGGGCAACCGGTGCATGGCTGGGTGGTGACCGCACGTACACCTCGGCAGGCGTGA
- a CDS encoding DUF6931 family protein — MSAPDLSLAQACADMQVSAPARAQLGAPIAPQAAVRALLAQGYGEDAIKLLARLLPKRYAVAWLCQCVRGEPLDEEDRVGAALAEKWVRDPSETHRRAAQAFAHAGGYVSLGAWLAAAVAWSGGSLAPPQQTTPVPPPEHLTARAVAAALTLLAAREPAQLQARRNGYAAHALELLANVRAP, encoded by the coding sequence ATGAGCGCGCCCGATCTCTCGCTGGCGCAGGCGTGTGCGGACATGCAGGTGTCCGCGCCGGCACGCGCGCAGCTGGGTGCGCCGATCGCGCCGCAGGCAGCGGTGCGTGCGTTGCTGGCGCAGGGGTACGGCGAGGATGCGATCAAACTGCTCGCGCGCCTGTTACCCAAGCGCTATGCGGTGGCCTGGCTGTGCCAATGCGTGCGCGGCGAACCGCTGGACGAGGAAGACCGCGTCGGCGCCGCTCTGGCCGAGAAGTGGGTGCGTGACCCCAGCGAGACGCATCGCCGCGCCGCGCAGGCATTTGCGCATGCGGGCGGTTACGTTTCCTTGGGCGCCTGGTTGGCGGCGGCGGTGGCCTGGTCCGGCGGCAGCCTGGCGCCACCGCAGCAGACCACGCCGGTGCCACCGCCCGAACACCTGACCGCGCGGGCGGTAGCTGCCGCACTCACCTTGCTGGCGGCACGGGAGCCGGCGCAGCTGCAGGCGCGCCGCAACGGGTATGCCGCACATGCGCTGGAGTTGCTGGCCAATGTGCGCGCGCCATGA
- a CDS encoding aldo/keto reductase family oxidoreductase, whose amino-acid sequence MNSMTRLGGSFTLPGTTLSLKRVGYGAMQLPGPHVWGPPRDKAAALAVLREAVALGANHIDTAEFYGPHVSNALIREALHPYDDGLVIVTKVGISRGSDTSWNSDLSPASLTRQVHENLASLGLEALDVVNLRLGSPMETDERSLAEPVACLVELQRQGLVRHIGLSNVTARQVAQAQSLAKIVCVQNHYNLVKRNDDALIDSLAQQGIAYVPFFPLGGFSPLQSDRLSAVAEEVGATSKQVALAWLLQRSPNILVIAGTSSVPHLWENFASSELTLSAEQVATLDGIATEVGRSH is encoded by the coding sequence ATGAACAGCATGACGCGTCTCGGTGGCAGCTTTACCCTGCCCGGCACGACCCTGAGCCTCAAGCGGGTGGGGTACGGCGCCATGCAGCTGCCCGGCCCGCACGTATGGGGGCCGCCGCGCGACAAGGCAGCGGCCCTGGCAGTCCTGCGCGAAGCAGTTGCGCTAGGTGCCAATCACATCGATACGGCCGAGTTCTACGGCCCGCACGTCTCCAACGCACTGATCCGCGAAGCACTGCATCCGTACGACGATGGCTTGGTGATCGTCACCAAGGTCGGCATCAGCCGGGGAAGCGATACCTCCTGGAACAGCGATCTCTCGCCAGCAAGCCTGACGCGGCAGGTGCATGAAAACCTCGCCAGTCTGGGTCTGGAGGCGTTGGATGTGGTCAACTTACGGCTGGGCTCACCGATGGAGACCGACGAGCGCTCCCTTGCCGAGCCCGTTGCGTGCCTGGTCGAGCTCCAACGCCAGGGCCTGGTGCGCCACATCGGTCTGAGCAACGTCACCGCACGGCAGGTCGCCCAGGCGCAGTCGCTGGCCAAGATTGTCTGTGTGCAGAACCACTACAACCTGGTCAAACGCAACGATGACGCCTTGATCGATTCGCTTGCGCAACAGGGCATCGCCTATGTTCCATTTTTCCCATTGGGTGGCTTTTCGCCGCTGCAATCGGACCGGCTGTCGGCCGTTGCCGAAGAGGTCGGGGCAACCTCCAAACAGGTGGCGCTTGCCTGGCTACTGCAGCGCTCGCCCAACATCCTGGTGATCGCCGGCACCTCCTCCGTGCCTCATCTGTGGGAGAACTTCGCCTCTTCCGAGCTGACCTTATCCGCAGAACAGGTGGCAACGCTGGACGGTATCGCGACCGAGGTCGGTAGATCGCATTGA
- the tssI gene encoding type VI secretion system tip protein VgrG — MPRTITLHSDLGERLLLHRMQASEALGQLFEFRIEALCTDAQPNLRALLATPVAVELADDNGEQRWYHGMVATCAQAGSTVIDALPYTVLELHVVPRPWLLTQRRDCRIYQDLSVPEIVSSVLADSGYSDIQQRLSAQYPKRVYCVQYREDDFSFISRLLEQEGIYYYFTHTREAHTLVLCDALGAHVVRNGVNTLPYVPPDMQHRRILRSVVSQWRSARALHSTRHALADYDPQQPRASLAAQAVAGGDDVHRVDTLEVFDYPGPHALQADARRYAQVRNEAVNVQRASHHATTNACGLMVGALFTLRGHPCTPINQEYLVLSAQTTLAAPEHGEEAPFSSTVQVLESRLPFRSLRRTPTPSIAGLQTAVVTGDTDEDIVVDAHGRVQVTFHWATSARPHGAPSCWVRVASMWAGKGWGAMSLPRVGQEVVVSFLEGDPDRPLIVGSVYNADHAVPFALPENKTQSGVRSRSLLGGSADFNELRFDDKAGQEEVYLRAQRDLREEVQNDHTATVTNDQVLTVNHDRSARIDNNDSVDVGKKLLLQAGEEIELVTGSSRLVMKRNGDIVLSGIKILIDATTEAKTTSMAIKLIADAQLQATSPATEVVGDGTLKLSSGGMLSAEAGASATVKGPLVNIKADALVQVAGGLIMIG; from the coding sequence ATGCCGCGCACCATCACGCTGCACTCCGATCTTGGCGAGCGCCTGCTGCTGCATCGCATGCAGGCCAGCGAAGCGTTGGGGCAGCTGTTCGAGTTCCGCATCGAAGCGTTGTGCACGGATGCACAACCCAACCTGCGCGCACTGTTGGCCACACCGGTCGCCGTCGAGCTGGCCGACGACAACGGCGAGCAGCGCTGGTACCACGGCATGGTGGCGACGTGCGCGCAGGCCGGCTCCACCGTGATCGATGCGCTGCCCTACACCGTGCTCGAGCTGCATGTGGTGCCGCGGCCGTGGTTGCTCACCCAACGCCGCGATTGCCGCATCTATCAGGATCTGAGCGTGCCGGAGATCGTCAGCAGCGTGCTGGCCGACAGCGGCTACAGCGACATCCAGCAGCGGCTCAGCGCGCAATACCCCAAGCGGGTGTATTGCGTGCAATACCGCGAAGACGACTTCAGCTTCATCAGCCGGCTGCTGGAACAGGAAGGCATCTATTACTACTTCACGCATACGCGCGAAGCGCACACCTTGGTGCTTTGCGACGCGCTTGGCGCGCATGTGGTGCGTAATGGGGTGAACACGCTGCCGTACGTCCCACCGGACATGCAGCACCGGCGCATCCTGCGTTCGGTGGTGAGCCAGTGGCGCAGCGCCCGTGCGCTGCATTCCACACGCCACGCACTTGCCGACTACGACCCGCAGCAACCACGTGCCTCCCTGGCGGCACAGGCGGTCGCCGGTGGCGACGACGTGCACCGGGTCGACACGCTGGAGGTCTTCGATTATCCGGGCCCGCATGCGTTGCAAGCCGATGCCCGCCGCTACGCGCAGGTGCGTAACGAGGCGGTCAACGTGCAACGCGCCAGCCACCACGCCACGACCAACGCCTGCGGGCTGATGGTCGGTGCGCTGTTCACCTTGCGCGGGCATCCCTGCACTCCGATCAACCAGGAATATCTGGTGTTGTCGGCGCAGACCACGCTGGCCGCACCGGAGCATGGCGAGGAGGCGCCGTTTTCCAGCACCGTGCAGGTACTGGAAAGCCGGCTGCCCTTCCGTAGCCTGCGGCGCACGCCCACACCCAGCATTGCCGGTCTGCAGACGGCGGTGGTGACCGGCGACACCGACGAAGACATCGTGGTGGATGCGCATGGCCGTGTGCAGGTGACCTTCCATTGGGCCACGTCCGCACGCCCGCACGGGGCGCCGTCGTGCTGGGTCCGCGTGGCCTCGATGTGGGCGGGCAAGGGCTGGGGCGCGATGAGCCTGCCGCGGGTCGGGCAGGAAGTGGTGGTGAGCTTTCTGGAAGGCGACCCGGACCGTCCGTTGATCGTGGGCAGCGTCTACAACGCCGATCACGCCGTGCCGTTCGCCTTGCCGGAAAACAAGACCCAAAGTGGCGTGCGTAGCCGCAGCCTGCTCGGCGGTAGCGCGGACTTCAACGAGCTGCGTTTCGACGACAAGGCCGGCCAGGAAGAAGTCTATCTGCGCGCACAACGCGATCTGCGCGAAGAGGTGCAGAACGACCACACCGCCACGGTGACTAACGACCAGGTGCTCACGGTCAACCACGATCGCAGCGCACGCATCGACAACAACGACAGCGTGGACGTGGGCAAGAAACTGTTGCTCCAGGCCGGCGAAGAGATCGAGCTGGTCACCGGCAGCTCGCGCCTGGTGATGAAACGCAACGGCGACATCGTGCTCAGCGGCATCAAGATCCTGATCGATGCGACGACCGAGGCCAAGACCACCTCGATGGCGATCAAGTTGATTGCCGATGCGCAGCTGCAGGCCACCTCGCCGGCCACCGAGGTGGTGGGCGATGGCACGCTCAAGCTGTCGTCCGGCGGCATGCTCAGCGCCGAAGCCGGCGCGTCGGCGACCGTCAAAGGTCCGTTGGTCAACATCAAGGCAGACGCGCTGGTGCAGGTTGCCGGCGGCCTGATCATGATCGGATGA
- a CDS encoding PAAR domain-containing protein, producing MVTGVVPHVGGPIIGPGAPTVLIGGLPAARIGDAAVCVGPPDSIVMGAPTVIISGQPAARLGDSTAHGGVISLGCFTVLIG from the coding sequence ATGGTCACCGGGGTGGTGCCGCATGTGGGCGGGCCGATCATCGGGCCTGGCGCACCGACGGTGTTGATCGGTGGCCTGCCGGCCGCGCGCATCGGTGATGCGGCGGTGTGCGTGGGCCCGCCGGACAGCATCGTGATGGGCGCGCCGACCGTGATCATCAGCGGCCAACCGGCGGCCCGCCTGGGCGACAGCACCGCGCATGGCGGGGTGATCAGCTTGGGCTGTTTTACGGTGTTGATCGGCTGA
- the tagH gene encoding type VI secretion system-associated FHA domain protein TagH codes for MSTSQLILTVSGAQTAQFGSSVQKHFAGTGGSIGRSDESDWVLAAPGISRTHAVVRFLNGMYFIEDRSTNGMSLNGVALTRADPCALSDGDRLQLDGFEIQVQVHPLTAAPDLTPAFDPLPDAMDDRTQVAPPPSPLRTAAPAHAFDLLDFGAPLATHPAADDPLDGLLLGSTPRELDPLRLLDPLPDPPPSVVPSAWNHSNASHDHFRPPGNGDTRATLPENWDLTLGDFAPPSSSVPAAMPASPVAAPALQASGSPPVSTLSVPPELERIFTIVVDGVMDVLRARAEIKNTFRLPVTVIQRSENNPLKFAATAEDALQKLLAPPSASFLSGVPAFEDAFDDIRCHQMAMLAGMRAAFDAMLFHFSPDRLEQEADAGGKRLNFGGKGRYWERYRDNFEQLRGDPDDCFRRLFGDEFARAYEAQLARLKSARRQPSR; via the coding sequence GTGTCCACTTCGCAGTTGATTCTCACCGTGAGCGGCGCGCAGACCGCGCAGTTCGGTAGCAGCGTGCAAAAACATTTTGCGGGGACCGGCGGCAGCATCGGTCGCTCCGACGAAAGCGATTGGGTGCTGGCGGCGCCGGGCATCTCGCGCACGCATGCGGTGGTGCGCTTCCTCAATGGCATGTACTTCATCGAGGACCGCAGCACCAACGGTATGTCGCTCAATGGCGTGGCACTCACGCGTGCCGACCCGTGCGCATTGAGCGATGGCGACCGCCTGCAGCTGGACGGCTTCGAGATCCAGGTGCAGGTGCACCCCCTGACCGCCGCGCCCGATCTGACGCCTGCGTTCGATCCGCTGCCGGACGCCATGGACGACCGCACCCAGGTCGCGCCGCCGCCATCGCCGCTGCGTACCGCTGCGCCCGCGCATGCGTTCGACCTGCTGGATTTCGGTGCGCCGCTTGCTACGCATCCTGCCGCCGACGACCCGTTGGACGGCCTGCTGCTCGGCAGCACGCCACGCGAGCTCGATCCATTGCGGCTGCTCGACCCCTTGCCGGACCCGCCACCGAGCGTGGTGCCCAGCGCATGGAATCACAGCAACGCCAGCCATGATCACTTTCGCCCGCCGGGCAATGGCGACACGCGCGCCACCCTGCCGGAAAACTGGGACCTGACGCTGGGCGACTTTGCGCCGCCATCGTCGTCGGTCCCTGCGGCCATGCCTGCGTCACCGGTTGCAGCGCCTGCACTGCAGGCGTCAGGCAGTCCGCCCGTCTCCACGCTGTCAGTGCCACCGGAGCTGGAGCGCATCTTTACCATCGTGGTGGATGGGGTCATGGACGTGTTGCGCGCACGCGCCGAGATCAAGAACACCTTCCGCCTACCGGTGACGGTGATCCAGCGCTCTGAGAACAACCCGCTCAAGTTCGCCGCCACCGCCGAAGACGCGCTGCAAAAATTGCTGGCCCCGCCAAGCGCGTCCTTCCTGTCTGGTGTGCCGGCATTCGAGGACGCCTTCGACGACATCCGCTGCCATCAGATGGCGATGCTGGCCGGGATGCGCGCCGCCTTCGATGCGATGCTGTTCCACTTCAGCCCCGACCGCCTGGAACAGGAAGCCGATGCCGGCGGCAAGCGCCTGAATTTCGGCGGCAAGGGCCGCTACTGGGAGCGCTACCGCGACAACTTCGAACAACTGCGCGGTGACCCGGACGACTGCTTCCGCCGCCTGTTCGGCGACGAGTTCGCGCGCGCGTACGAAGCGCAATTGGCACGGTTGAAATCGGCGCGGCGGCAGCCGTCGCGCTGA